A genomic window from Fibrobacterota bacterium includes:
- a CDS encoding RNA polymerase sigma factor RpoD/SigA has translation MTNLNEQLYIRDLHRHPVLTLEEERAYIRRLKVDPEDKDAQDKLITGNLRFVVSVARRYQNRGLSLLELISEGNIGLFKAAQRFDETKEVKFISYAVWWIRQGIQKALFDQVGTVRIPPNKLALAHRFKRALAKSGGDYAKTIESPEFKDYAEEIPELLEKMEEISLNSPIGGSDDGENTTTLLDMLGTDGEQELESEMAELKKMLDRVLDINLTEREAKVLRMYYGINYSKEFTFDEIGRELRLTRERVRQIKNKSLNKLLKNKEARDILFPFLSGGPSD, from the coding sequence ATGACCAATCTCAACGAGCAACTCTACATCCGCGATCTGCATCGGCACCCCGTCCTCACACTCGAGGAAGAACGGGCCTATATCCGTCGTTTGAAAGTGGATCCAGAGGACAAAGACGCTCAGGACAAGCTGATCACGGGGAATCTGCGGTTTGTCGTTTCCGTGGCGCGCCGCTACCAAAATCGCGGGCTTTCCCTGTTGGAGCTCATTTCCGAGGGCAATATCGGTCTGTTCAAGGCCGCCCAGCGCTTCGACGAAACCAAGGAGGTGAAATTCATCTCCTATGCGGTCTGGTGGATCCGCCAAGGCATCCAGAAGGCACTGTTCGATCAGGTGGGGACGGTTCGCATCCCTCCCAACAAGCTCGCTTTGGCACACCGCTTCAAACGCGCCCTGGCCAAAAGTGGCGGAGATTACGCCAAGACCATCGAGAGTCCTGAATTCAAGGATTACGCGGAAGAAATTCCCGAGCTTCTGGAAAAAATGGAGGAGATCTCGCTGAACTCCCCCATCGGCGGCTCTGACGATGGCGAAAACACCACCACCCTTCTGGATATGTTGGGAACCGACGGCGAGCAGGAACTCGAATCGGAGATGGCCGAGCTGAAGAAAATGCTCGACCGCGTGCTGGACATCAACCTGACCGAGCGGGAAGCGAAGGTCCTGCGCATGTACTACGGCATCAACTACAGCAAGGAATTCACGTTCGACGAAATCGGTCGCGAACTGCGACTGACACGCGAACGCGTTCGCCAGATCAAGAACAAGAGCTTGAACAAGCTGTTGAAAAACAAGGAAGCGCGAGACATTCTGTTTCCCTTCCTTTCCGGAGGGCCTTCGGACTGA
- a CDS encoding prolipoprotein diacylglyceryl transferase — protein MPVTAPFDWEHIQWHLDPIAVQLGPLAVRWYGLMYAVAFGVAYWLVMRRLKRETWEISRDHVDRLLTWAVGGVLIGGRIGYVLFYNWGYFSSHPLEIFFPFGSDAEGGVRFTGISGMSYHGGLAGFAIGHIIFSLRNRISPLRFADLIIPAIPLGYMFGRFGNFLNGELWGRVTDVAWAVRFPADSQGSPLHGIAPPLRHPSQLYEAFGEGLLLWAILWALKNRPFFKGRMFALYLIGYGLVRFAVEFTREPDTQLGFVLGSLSMGQVLCSTMILVGTTLLFFPAREVPVRG, from the coding sequence ATGCCCGTTACTGCTCCATTTGATTGGGAACACATCCAGTGGCACTTGGATCCGATTGCGGTCCAGTTGGGCCCTCTCGCCGTGCGATGGTACGGGCTCATGTACGCGGTCGCCTTCGGCGTCGCCTACTGGTTGGTCATGCGCCGCCTCAAGCGCGAAACGTGGGAGATCTCCCGCGACCACGTCGATCGGCTCCTCACCTGGGCAGTGGGCGGGGTATTGATCGGCGGCCGGATCGGCTACGTGTTGTTCTACAACTGGGGATACTTTTCGAGCCATCCCCTGGAGATCTTTTTCCCGTTCGGATCGGACGCCGAGGGAGGAGTCCGTTTCACCGGGATCTCGGGAATGTCCTACCACGGCGGTCTCGCTGGATTCGCGATCGGCCACATCATCTTTTCCCTGCGCAACCGCATCAGTCCGCTCCGCTTTGCGGATCTGATCATCCCCGCGATTCCGCTGGGCTACATGTTCGGACGGTTCGGGAATTTCCTCAACGGTGAACTGTGGGGGCGCGTCACCGACGTCGCTTGGGCCGTTCGCTTTCCAGCAGACTCCCAAGGATCCCCGTTGCACGGGATCGCCCCTCCCTTGCGCCACCCCAGCCAGCTCTACGAGGCTTTCGGCGAAGGCCTTCTTCTGTGGGCCATCCTGTGGGCATTGAAGAACCGGCCGTTTTTCAAGGGCCGCATGTTCGCACTCTATTTAATCGGGTATGGCCTGGTCCGCTTCGCTGTCGAGTTCACTCGGGAGCCCGACACCCAATTGGGTTTCGTTTTGGGCTCCCTTTCGATGGGACAAGTGCTATGCTCGACCATGATTCTGGTCGGAACGACGCTTCTGTTCTTCCCGGCCCGCGAGGTTCCCGTCCGGGGGTGA
- the rplS gene encoding 50S ribosomal protein L19 — translation MSITLQAIQFQNLRSDLPKFRAGDTVKVNYKIVEGDKERIQPFQGVVIQVRGAGVSTMFTVRKLSGNVAVERIFPMHSPRIASLEVVREGLVRRARIFYMRELTGKATRIKDRSTKDDRSKAKTKAKAKAKA, via the coding sequence ATGTCCATCACACTCCAGGCCATCCAGTTTCAGAACCTGCGCAGCGATCTGCCGAAGTTCCGCGCTGGCGACACTGTCAAGGTCAACTACAAGATCGTCGAAGGCGACAAAGAACGCATCCAGCCCTTCCAGGGCGTGGTGATCCAGGTTCGCGGCGCCGGTGTTTCGACCATGTTCACGGTCCGCAAGCTCAGCGGCAACGTGGCGGTCGAGCGCATCTTCCCGATGCACTCGCCTCGCATCGCTTCCTTGGAAGTGGTCCGCGAAGGATTGGTTCGTCGCGCTCGCATCTTCTACATGCGCGAGCTCACCGGCAAAGCCACTCGCATCAAGGATCGTTCCACCAAGGACGACCGTTCCAAGGCGAAGACCAAGGCGAAGGCCAAAGCCAAGGCCTGA
- the rpmG gene encoding 50S ribosomal protein L33, whose translation MAAKKKSGKEIYFLVCKETKEQNYTVVLNKTAKGKVFKKYCPRLKKHTEHTPKKV comes from the coding sequence ATGGCCGCCAAGAAAAAGTCAGGTAAGGAGATCTACTTCCTGGTTTGCAAAGAAACCAAGGAGCAGAACTACACCGTGGTGCTCAACAAGACCGCCAAGGGCAAGGTCTTCAAGAAGTACTGCCCTCGCCTGAAAAAGCACACCGAGCATACCCCCAAGAAGGTCTGA
- a CDS encoding adenylosuccinate synthase encodes MKNTIVVGSQWGDEGKAKVIDVLAEHADVVIRFQGGANAGHTVVVGDQEFVFHLIPSAIMRPTKTCVIGNGVVLDPGQLLHEIEELEGRGFSVRGRLWLAENMQIVMPWHKQLDRLKEEAAGKNAIGTTGRGIGPAYVDKVARCGIRLCDLLDEEGLRAKVESILEEKNVLFTRVYSAPALEAAPIVAEYLEFGRKLAPLVANASLILERAMKAGQHLLFEGAQGTILDVDHGTYPYVTSSNTIAGSACCGSGVGPTAIQSVIGVVKAYTTRVGNGPFPTELDGQLGESLRTWGGEFGATTGRPRRCGWFDAMVVRKAVRVNGITGLAITKVDVLDKLPEVKVCVGYTIDGRAIDDLPVQVKDFAKVEPVYETLPGWLSDTSAAVSWSDLPQAAKSYLERLAELVGAPIAMVSVGPRRDQAIFLP; translated from the coding sequence ATGAAGAACACGATCGTCGTCGGCTCCCAGTGGGGAGACGAGGGCAAGGCCAAGGTCATCGATGTGCTTGCGGAGCACGCGGACGTCGTCATCCGGTTTCAGGGCGGCGCCAACGCCGGCCACACGGTGGTGGTGGGCGACCAAGAGTTTGTTTTCCATCTGATCCCTTCGGCGATCATGCGCCCCACCAAGACCTGCGTGATCGGCAATGGCGTGGTGCTGGATCCAGGCCAACTTCTCCATGAGATCGAAGAGCTGGAAGGCCGTGGCTTCAGTGTTCGCGGGCGTCTTTGGCTGGCCGAGAACATGCAGATCGTCATGCCTTGGCACAAGCAGTTGGATCGCCTGAAGGAAGAAGCCGCCGGCAAGAACGCCATCGGAACCACCGGTCGCGGCATCGGGCCAGCGTATGTGGACAAAGTCGCGCGTTGCGGCATCCGCCTCTGCGACCTGCTCGACGAAGAAGGCCTTCGCGCCAAGGTCGAATCCATCCTGGAAGAAAAGAACGTCCTGTTCACCAGGGTCTACAGCGCACCGGCGCTCGAAGCTGCGCCGATCGTGGCGGAGTATCTGGAGTTCGGACGGAAATTGGCTCCCTTGGTGGCCAACGCGTCGCTGATCTTGGAACGCGCCATGAAGGCCGGGCAGCACCTCCTGTTCGAGGGAGCCCAGGGCACCATTCTGGATGTGGACCACGGGACCTATCCCTACGTCACCAGCTCCAACACCATCGCCGGTTCCGCTTGCTGCGGCTCGGGCGTGGGACCCACCGCCATCCAGAGCGTGATCGGTGTGGTGAAAGCCTACACCACGCGCGTGGGCAACGGTCCGTTCCCCACGGAGTTGGACGGCCAACTCGGCGAAAGCCTGCGCACCTGGGGTGGCGAGTTCGGAGCCACCACGGGACGTCCGCGTCGCTGCGGTTGGTTCGACGCGATGGTCGTTCGCAAAGCCGTGCGAGTCAACGGAATCACCGGCTTGGCGATCACCAAGGTGGACGTCCTGGACAAGCTTCCCGAAGTGAAGGTTTGTGTCGGGTACACCATCGACGGTCGCGCCATCGACGACCTCCCGGTGCAAGTGAAGGATTTCGCCAAGGTGGAGCCGGTCTACGAGACCCTGCCTGGCTGGCTTTCCGACACCTCCGCCGCCGTTTCCTGGAGCGATCTGCCCCAGGCCGCCAAGAGCTACCTCGAACGCCTGGCAGAACTTGTCGGCGCCCCCATCGCCATGGTATCGGTGGGGCCGCGTCGCGACCAGGCCATTTTCCTTCCCTAA
- a CDS encoding enoyl-ACP reductase, giving the protein MILKGKKGLITGVANQRSIAWGIARSCWEQGAELCFSYPSERLKGSVESLIQGEGKTAPLFECDVTKDESISALFAAVEKEVGKIDFLVHAIAYAKREDLDGEFQDTSRDGFVTALDISAYSLTALAHHAVAAMNPNGSIVALSYIGGEKVIPHYNVMGVAKAALECSAKYLAHDLGKQGIRVNIVSAGPVRTLAAKGIGDFNKMLSIAENRSALHRNVGTDEVGDTTAFLVSNMARGITGELIHVDAGYHAISFSFAEEQAQNKG; this is encoded by the coding sequence ATGATTCTCAAAGGCAAAAAAGGACTCATCACCGGCGTCGCCAACCAGCGTTCCATCGCTTGGGGCATCGCTCGCTCGTGCTGGGAGCAGGGGGCGGAGCTTTGCTTCAGCTACCCCTCGGAGCGTCTGAAGGGTTCGGTGGAGTCCCTGATCCAAGGCGAAGGAAAGACGGCGCCTTTGTTCGAGTGTGATGTGACCAAGGACGAATCCATCTCCGCCTTGTTCGCCGCGGTGGAAAAGGAAGTCGGCAAGATCGACTTTCTGGTCCACGCCATTGCCTACGCCAAGCGCGAAGACTTGGATGGCGAGTTCCAGGATACCTCGCGCGACGGGTTCGTCACTGCGCTGGATATTTCCGCGTATTCGCTCACGGCCCTCGCGCACCATGCCGTGGCCGCCATGAATCCCAACGGTTCGATCGTGGCGTTGTCGTACATCGGCGGCGAAAAGGTGATCCCGCACTACAACGTGATGGGTGTGGCCAAGGCCGCTTTGGAATGTTCGGCCAAGTACCTGGCCCACGACCTGGGCAAGCAGGGCATCCGCGTGAACATCGTGAGTGCCGGCCCCGTCCGCACGCTGGCGGCCAAGGGCATCGGCGACTTCAACAAGATGCTCTCCATCGCGGAAAATCGTTCCGCCTTGCACCGCAACGTGGGGACGGACGAAGTCGGCGACACCACCGCCTTCTTGGTCTCGAACATGGCGCGCGGCATCACGGGCGAGCTCATCCACGTGGACGCCGGCTACCACGCCATCAGCTTCAGCTTTGCTGAAGAGCAGGCCCAGAATAAAGGCTAG
- a CDS encoding TIGR02147 family protein — protein sequence MDVEQKTIYDYNDFRAFLGDWYASEKLRRGKFTKAEVSRLLGLPNSRNYFSDLLGGKELSETFLERLVALLALGAAEARYFRALVRFQQAQTPEDRDELLERLVALNRSPRTFLDGARLEYFRHWWHGAVRALLDTGDFADEPERIAKTLIPSITPKQAKDSLALLENLSLTAKNAQGFWKPTDRAVSSPEGLREDLLLQLQIQQLDLVRQSLLRKKAPRRLVATNVVSVSQDGFRHLLERMEKARSEVRSIVHKDSLPAERVCQIVLALVPLTEEKVSR from the coding sequence ATGGATGTGGAACAAAAAACCATCTACGACTACAACGACTTCCGCGCCTTTCTGGGGGATTGGTACGCCTCCGAGAAGCTTCGCCGGGGGAAGTTCACCAAGGCCGAGGTTTCGCGGCTACTGGGGCTTCCCAATTCGCGCAACTACTTCTCCGACCTTCTGGGGGGAAAGGAGCTTTCCGAGACCTTCCTGGAGCGCCTGGTGGCACTTCTGGCGCTGGGTGCCGCCGAGGCCCGCTACTTCCGCGCCTTGGTGCGGTTCCAGCAAGCCCAGACCCCGGAAGATCGCGACGAGCTGCTGGAGCGCCTGGTCGCGCTCAATCGCTCGCCTCGCACCTTCCTGGACGGCGCGCGCCTGGAATACTTCCGCCATTGGTGGCACGGGGCGGTGCGGGCGCTTCTGGATACGGGTGATTTCGCCGACGAGCCCGAGCGCATCGCCAAGACGCTGATCCCGTCCATCACCCCCAAGCAAGCCAAGGATTCACTTGCTCTGCTGGAGAACCTGAGCCTGACGGCGAAGAATGCCCAAGGCTTCTGGAAGCCCACCGATCGGGCCGTCTCCAGCCCGGAAGGTTTGCGCGAGGACCTGCTGCTGCAACTCCAGATCCAGCAGCTGGATCTGGTGCGCCAAAGCCTGTTGCGCAAGAAAGCTCCCCGCCGTCTGGTGGCCACCAATGTGGTCTCCGTCAGTCAGGACGGATTCCGCCATCTCCTGGAACGCATGGAAAAGGCCCGTTCCGAGGTCCGCTCCATCGTCCACAAGGATTCACTCCCCGCCGAGCGCGTCTGCCAAATCGTGCTCGCCCTGGTCCCCCTCACCGAAGAAAAGGTTTCCCGATGA
- a CDS encoding glycosyltransferase family 4 protein, which translates to MRIFGSVDSFVESSGTLRLGRLVANATFLEALLRHGDFDRYEIFCATENERSRLRGHVQSLGDGAALLSRMDLRLQLELPKRMREAPWEAMHFGGWSRYLPSLAWLRATLSPRTFPLTGWIHSIDGPSQAGNLRRLLASPLCGADAVFCTSTAGRDAFARQLERVGRRESLAWSGRLEHVPLGVHDTYFSPPSRAQARSRLGIATSAKLALWIGRISATSKADLNPLLLQWRALSAADGNRLLILAGGSTDSELAALSGAILELGLSRSVRLMPDVDDAQKLDLLGAADVFVSPVDNLQETFGISVVEAMAAGLPVVASDWDGYKDLVEEGTTGMRIPVDWTLPPPDAMALQQILEPSLDQFLVAQGVAVDPIALRKALETLFADPERAHAMGMAGKERARRLFSWQAVVSLCTEVWSRLSRESADLPVPGRGSTDPQILDPAEVFGGYASRQPSMPSGMASLTDLAWDVLSGRIPMPATFSDLMELSDGRLLTVLVLGLRSGQTESDAHLRSCAAATGRSMAEAAWLFSWLRKYGLVEIRPRL; encoded by the coding sequence ATGCGGATCTTCGGGAGTGTGGACAGTTTCGTGGAATCATCGGGAACCCTGCGGCTGGGGAGGTTGGTGGCCAATGCCACCTTTCTCGAGGCTCTTTTGCGCCATGGCGACTTTGATCGCTACGAGATTTTCTGCGCGACCGAAAACGAGCGTTCCAGGTTGCGCGGCCATGTCCAGTCGCTTGGCGATGGGGCGGCTCTTCTGTCGCGCATGGACCTGCGCTTGCAACTCGAGCTCCCCAAGCGGATGCGGGAAGCGCCCTGGGAAGCCATGCACTTCGGAGGGTGGAGCCGCTATCTTCCCTCTCTGGCCTGGTTGCGGGCGACCCTTTCTCCTCGGACCTTTCCGCTGACGGGATGGATCCACAGCATCGATGGCCCATCACAGGCGGGGAATCTCCGCAGGCTTCTGGCCTCTCCACTGTGCGGCGCCGACGCGGTGTTTTGCACCAGCACTGCCGGGCGGGACGCCTTCGCGCGACAACTGGAGCGAGTGGGTCGTCGGGAATCCCTTGCTTGGTCCGGGCGGCTGGAGCATGTTCCGCTGGGGGTGCACGACACCTACTTCTCGCCGCCGTCCCGTGCCCAGGCGCGCTCGCGGCTGGGGATCGCGACCTCCGCGAAACTCGCCTTGTGGATCGGGCGGATTTCGGCCACCAGCAAGGCCGATCTCAATCCCCTTCTGCTGCAGTGGCGGGCCTTGTCGGCGGCCGACGGGAATCGTCTCTTGATCCTTGCCGGAGGTTCTACCGACAGCGAATTGGCCGCGCTTTCCGGAGCGATTCTCGAGCTCGGGTTGTCCCGCTCGGTGCGGCTGATGCCCGATGTCGACGATGCACAGAAATTGGATCTGCTCGGTGCGGCCGACGTTTTCGTATCGCCCGTGGACAACCTCCAGGAAACCTTCGGGATTTCCGTGGTGGAGGCCATGGCGGCAGGGCTGCCGGTGGTGGCTTCGGATTGGGACGGATACAAGGATCTTGTGGAGGAAGGAACGACGGGGATGCGGATCCCGGTGGACTGGACCTTGCCGCCACCCGACGCGATGGCTCTGCAGCAGATTCTGGAGCCGAGCCTGGACCAGTTCCTGGTGGCGCAGGGCGTGGCGGTCGATCCCATTGCCCTTCGCAAGGCGCTGGAAACCTTGTTTGCGGATCCCGAGAGGGCCCACGCCATGGGCATGGCGGGAAAGGAGCGCGCTCGGCGTCTTTTTTCCTGGCAAGCGGTGGTATCGCTCTGCACGGAGGTTTGGTCGCGGCTTTCCCGCGAGAGCGCCGATCTTCCCGTTCCCGGCCGCGGGAGCACGGACCCGCAAATCCTGGATCCGGCGGAGGTGTTCGGGGGATACGCGTCGCGTCAGCCTTCGATGCCTTCCGGGATGGCTTCGCTCACAGACCTGGCGTGGGATGTCCTCTCCGGAAGGATCCCCATGCCGGCCACGTTCTCGGATCTGATGGAGCTTTCCGACGGGAGGCTCCTCACAGTCCTCGTTCTGGGTTTGCGTAGTGGACAGACAGAATCTGACGCGCATTTGCGATCCTGCGCGGCAGCCACGGGACGCTCGATGGCGGAAGCCGCCTGGCTGTTTTCGTGGTTGCGAAAGTACGGCCTGGTGGAGATCCGACCCCGCCTCTAG
- a CDS encoding glycosyltransferase family 2 protein encodes MRLIACLIARDEQENLPRCLRSLAGVVDGICLVDTGSTDSTVAIARSFGAEVKSIPWEDDFAKARNASLDMAQGDWVLQVDADEELDPRSVAALRQALSNQALCHLVEVELRDGTSQPGKVLLPRLFRLDPRIRYRRALHESVLESLDELGSPPPSALDIRLIHHGYTPESVASRSKLDRNLRILRKVRDRGQADAYDLYKLATTLPAWGESSQERSDRLAEAWSRSLEASPGLRLQWPWWKTLARSHALDLAHRGRFTEGWSVLEQARFAGASTELESARASLLMRAGHHQLAMERIQVALSLPASSGLAATHGSQKASSLHLAAQCALACGLDPDSYLHEASALGSLEARCDLAVRQIKRNLNSGWKELDQMMRTSPNHPLVLLAGSEAALAHGDRSTSDLLLSQAVRTPSEAAERGKARQWMRAWLDGATPTFDLAPSDAENAAAQGLDRVRRGLDWKPDPFLEPRFLRSCLADFLEALLQAGHTQVVRAFASHAKTRDAALPGISTLVLED; translated from the coding sequence ATGCGGCTCATCGCCTGCCTCATCGCCCGCGACGAACAGGAGAATCTCCCTCGTTGCCTGCGCTCCCTCGCCGGAGTGGTGGACGGAATTTGTCTTGTCGATACCGGCTCCACCGACTCCACCGTCGCCATCGCCCGTTCCTTCGGGGCAGAGGTCAAGAGCATCCCCTGGGAAGACGACTTCGCCAAAGCCCGCAACGCGAGCCTGGACATGGCCCAAGGCGACTGGGTTCTGCAGGTGGATGCCGACGAAGAGCTGGATCCCCGAAGCGTCGCCGCCCTGCGCCAGGCCCTTTCCAACCAGGCGCTGTGCCACCTCGTGGAGGTGGAACTGCGCGACGGAACCTCGCAGCCGGGCAAGGTGCTGCTGCCTCGGCTCTTCCGCTTGGATCCCCGGATCCGGTACCGGCGGGCGCTGCACGAATCCGTCCTGGAATCGCTGGACGAGCTCGGATCGCCGCCGCCGAGCGCCCTGGACATTCGGCTCATCCACCACGGATACACACCAGAATCCGTCGCGTCGCGCTCCAAGCTGGATCGGAACCTCCGCATTCTCCGCAAAGTCCGCGATCGCGGCCAAGCGGATGCGTACGATCTCTACAAGCTCGCCACGACGCTCCCCGCCTGGGGAGAATCGTCCCAAGAGCGTTCCGATCGCCTCGCCGAGGCCTGGAGTCGTTCCTTGGAAGCTTCGCCGGGATTGCGTCTCCAATGGCCCTGGTGGAAAACCTTGGCACGGAGCCATGCTCTGGACCTCGCCCACCGCGGCCGTTTCACCGAGGGCTGGTCGGTTCTGGAGCAGGCCCGGTTTGCGGGAGCCTCCACGGAACTGGAATCCGCACGTGCCAGTTTGCTCATGCGCGCAGGACACCATCAGCTGGCCATGGAGCGGATCCAGGTGGCGCTTTCCTTGCCCGCCTCCTCCGGACTGGCGGCCACCCACGGAAGCCAGAAGGCGTCGAGCCTTCATCTGGCCGCCCAATGCGCCCTGGCCTGCGGGCTGGATCCAGACTCCTATCTCCACGAGGCATCCGCGCTTGGCTCCCTGGAGGCGCGTTGCGATCTTGCGGTGCGGCAGATCAAACGCAACCTGAATTCCGGTTGGAAAGAGCTCGATCAAATGATGCGAACCTCTCCCAACCATCCGCTGGTGCTATTGGCCGGCTCGGAAGCCGCGCTCGCCCACGGCGACCGATCCACGTCCGATTTGTTGTTGTCCCAAGCCGTCCGCACGCCCTCGGAGGCGGCCGAGCGAGGCAAGGCAAGGCAATGGATGCGGGCGTGGCTGGATGGCGCCACACCTACGTTCGATCTAGCCCCCAGCGATGCGGAGAACGCCGCCGCACAGGGATTGGATCGCGTGCGCAGAGGATTGGACTGGAAACCGGATCCATTCCTGGAGCCCCGGTTCCTGCGCTCGTGCCTGGCCGACTTCCTCGAGGCGCTGTTGCAGGCCGGTCACACGCAAGTGGTTAGAGCTTTCGCCTCACATGCCAAGACTCGCGATGCGGCACTGCCCGGAATCTCCACGCTGGTCCTGGAAGATTGA
- a CDS encoding flagellin — protein sequence MRIYNNVNSVNIQNTLNTTNTNMTKSLEKLSSGLRINRAADDSAGLSVSEGLRSQIRGSQMASRNANDALAMLQITESGTQQITDSLQRMRELAVQSSNGTYTNTDRGYIQQEYTALASEINRIASATTYNGIEMLTGTTAFSFQISAAKSGSSSTISFTSINLASGLSFGGVSAQSAAQTAIGQIDTLLASVLSLRSTVGSTMNRLSTTVSNLGDMVTNLTDAESRIRDTNFASETMQFTRNQILTQSAQSMLSQANQLPSGVLGLLR from the coding sequence ATGCGTATCTATAACAACGTCAACTCGGTCAATATTCAGAACACGCTGAATACCACCAACACGAACATGACGAAGTCCCTCGAGAAGCTGTCTTCGGGACTTCGGATCAATCGAGCAGCGGACGATTCTGCAGGTCTTTCCGTGTCGGAAGGCCTTCGCTCCCAGATCCGCGGCAGCCAGATGGCTTCCCGCAACGCCAACGACGCCTTGGCGATGCTGCAGATCACGGAATCGGGCACGCAACAGATCACGGATTCGCTGCAGCGCATGCGCGAACTCGCGGTCCAGTCGTCCAACGGTACCTATACCAACACCGATCGAGGCTACATCCAGCAGGAATACACGGCTCTGGCTTCGGAAATCAACCGAATCGCCTCCGCCACCACCTACAACGGCATCGAGATGCTGACGGGAACCACCGCGTTCTCGTTCCAGATCAGCGCTGCCAAGTCTGGCTCCAGCTCCACGATCAGTTTCACTTCGATCAACCTCGCCTCCGGGCTTTCGTTTGGTGGCGTGTCGGCCCAATCGGCGGCACAAACCGCGATCGGCCAGATCGACACCCTGCTCGCCTCGGTGCTGTCGCTGCGGTCCACCGTCGGTTCGACCATGAACCGACTGTCCACCACGGTTTCCAACCTCGGCGACATGGTGACCAACCTGACGGATGCCGAAAGCCGAATCCGCGACACCAACTTCGCATCGGAAACGATGCAGTTCACCAGAAACCAGATCTTGACCCAATCTGCGCAGAGCATGTTGAGCCAGGCCAACCAGTTGCCCTCCGGAGTTCTCGGCCTCCTGAGGTAG
- a CDS encoding HU family DNA-binding protein: MNKTDLVAKVQELAQLESKAAAERAVSAVLDALVEGLKKDKSVALVGFGTFEVKERKARTGVNPSNGEKIKIAASKTVGFKAGKALKDEFNKAKGGKKK; the protein is encoded by the coding sequence ATGAACAAGACCGATCTCGTCGCCAAGGTCCAAGAACTCGCCCAGCTGGAAAGCAAGGCTGCCGCCGAACGCGCTGTCTCCGCCGTTCTGGACGCCCTCGTCGAAGGCCTCAAGAAGGACAAGTCCGTCGCCCTCGTCGGCTTCGGCACCTTCGAAGTGAAGGAGCGCAAGGCTCGCACGGGCGTGAACCCCTCCAACGGCGAGAAGATCAAGATCGCCGCCTCCAAGACCGTCGGATTCAAGGCTGGCAAGGCTCTGAAGGACGAGTTCAACAAGGCCAAGGGCGGCAAGAAGAAGTAA
- a CDS encoding RNA methyltransferase, which translates to MPNLHRLILVQPEIPENIGFVVRAMSCFGWSDLALVGTQKPDPESVAYRTATLGKDILDRCTVHADLRSAFGEARTTIAFTRRPHQKGLVDLPNLAQRTDLDAPWALVFGRESIGLTSEEVLQCDVACRIPTDHPTGSLNLGQAVAVALSGLHATPAAVRDPSKGAALAMLREDWVRRILANADSHLHPARQEAGRKHLAALLRRLRPTRSELRFLGGLLERMARGKSGTNH; encoded by the coding sequence ATGCCCAACCTTCATCGTCTGATTCTTGTCCAACCGGAAATCCCGGAAAACATCGGTTTCGTGGTGCGCGCCATGTCGTGCTTCGGCTGGAGCGATCTGGCGTTGGTCGGCACGCAGAAACCGGATCCCGAATCCGTTGCCTACCGCACCGCCACGCTGGGCAAGGACATCCTGGACCGCTGCACCGTGCATGCGGATCTCCGATCGGCCTTCGGCGAGGCCCGCACCACCATCGCCTTCACCAGACGCCCGCACCAGAAGGGACTTGTGGACTTGCCGAACCTCGCGCAACGGACGGATCTCGACGCACCCTGGGCACTGGTGTTCGGGCGCGAATCGATCGGGCTGACCTCCGAAGAAGTCCTCCAATGCGATGTCGCCTGTCGTATTCCGACCGACCATCCCACGGGTTCCCTGAACCTCGGGCAGGCGGTCGCCGTGGCCCTTTCCGGCTTGCACGCCACACCCGCAGCCGTTCGAGATCCATCCAAGGGCGCGGCCCTTGCGATGTTGCGGGAGGATTGGGTTCGTCGGATCCTCGCCAACGCCGATTCCCACTTGCATCCCGCGCGACAAGAGGCGGGTCGCAAGCACCTGGCCGCGCTGTTGCGCAGACTGCGTCCCACCCGCTCGGAGCTTCGCTTTTTGGGCGGACTTCTGGAGCGGATGGCGCGAGGAAAATCGGGCACAAACCATTGA